Proteins co-encoded in one Klebsiella michiganensis genomic window:
- a CDS encoding sugar ABC transporter, which produces MKRSEVNQYLNETRQFFARHGVQLPPFGSFSPQKWLQVNPRSWQEVFDLKLGWDITDFGGSDFLTMGLTLFTLRNGSPEGTPYAKSYAEKVMHVRDNQMTPMHFHWSKQEDIINRGGGNLIVELWHSDPFEQPDEADITVVIDGCRQTHAAGSQLRLSPGESISLVPEMYHSFWGEPGYGDVLVGEVSMVNDDDHDNRFLKPLERFSTLTEDAAPALLLCHEYRQFI; this is translated from the coding sequence ATGAAACGCTCCGAGGTTAACCAGTACCTGAATGAAACCCGGCAGTTTTTTGCCCGCCACGGTGTGCAACTGCCGCCGTTCGGTAGCTTTTCGCCGCAAAAATGGCTGCAGGTAAACCCCCGTAGCTGGCAGGAGGTCTTCGATCTGAAGCTCGGGTGGGACATTACCGACTTCGGCGGCAGCGACTTCCTGACCATGGGCCTCACGCTGTTTACCCTGCGCAATGGCTCCCCGGAAGGCACGCCCTACGCCAAATCCTACGCCGAGAAAGTCATGCACGTACGTGATAACCAGATGACGCCGATGCATTTCCACTGGAGCAAGCAGGAGGACATCATCAACCGCGGCGGCGGTAATTTGATTGTCGAACTGTGGCACTCTGACCCATTCGAACAGCCTGATGAGGCGGATATCACAGTAGTGATTGACGGCTGTCGCCAGACGCACGCGGCAGGCAGCCAACTGCGCTTATCGCCGGGAGAAAGCATCAGCCTGGTGCCCGAGATGTACCACAGCTTTTGGGGTGAACCCGGTTACGGCGACGTGCTGGTCGGCGAAGTGTCGATGGTCAACGATGACGACCACGACAATCGCTTTTTAAAGCCTCTGGAGCGCTTCAGCACCCTTACCGAAGATGCCGCCCCGGCTCTGCTTTTGTGCCATGAGTACCGGCAGTTTATCTAG
- a CDS encoding transcriptional regulator translates to MRLKPIVTALLAGAMIAGAPFAQAKELKSIGVTVGDLANPFFVQITKGAELEARKLAGDNVKVTLVSSGYDLGQQVAQIDNFIAAKVDMIILNAADSKGIGPAVKRAKDAGIVVVAVDVAADGADATITSDNTQAGQMACKYISDRLKDKGNVVIINGPPVSAVQNRVEGCETEFKKHPDIKILSSNQNAKGSREGGLEVMTSLLAANPKIDGVFAINDPTAIGADLAAKQAQRNEFFIVGVDGSPDGEEALKRGGSSLFVATPAQDPQVMAAKAVEIGYDILQGKPAPKGPVLIPVTMIDKSNIGSYKGWTVK, encoded by the coding sequence ATGCGTTTGAAACCCATAGTTACTGCGTTACTGGCTGGTGCAATGATCGCCGGCGCGCCGTTTGCCCAGGCGAAAGAGTTGAAGTCGATCGGCGTGACGGTGGGCGATCTCGCCAACCCGTTCTTCGTGCAGATCACCAAAGGCGCCGAGCTGGAAGCCCGTAAGCTCGCCGGCGACAACGTGAAAGTGACGCTGGTCTCCAGCGGGTACGATCTTGGTCAGCAGGTCGCGCAGATCGACAACTTTATCGCCGCGAAGGTGGACATGATCATCCTTAATGCCGCAGATTCCAAAGGGATCGGCCCGGCGGTAAAACGCGCGAAAGACGCCGGGATCGTCGTTGTCGCGGTAGACGTTGCGGCAGACGGGGCCGATGCCACGATCACCTCCGATAACACCCAGGCCGGGCAAATGGCCTGTAAGTACATTTCGGATCGTCTGAAAGACAAAGGCAATGTGGTGATCATCAACGGGCCACCGGTTTCCGCCGTGCAGAACCGCGTTGAGGGCTGCGAAACCGAGTTCAAAAAACACCCGGACATTAAGATCCTTTCCTCTAATCAAAATGCTAAGGGCAGCCGCGAAGGTGGCCTGGAAGTGATGACCTCGCTGCTGGCGGCGAATCCGAAGATCGACGGCGTATTTGCGATCAACGATCCGACGGCGATCGGGGCCGATCTGGCGGCAAAACAGGCTCAGCGTAACGAGTTCTTTATTGTCGGCGTGGACGGCAGCCCGGACGGTGAAGAAGCCCTGAAGCGCGGCGGCAGCTCGCTGTTTGTGGCGACGCCGGCACAGGATCCGCAGGTCATGGCGGCGAAGGCGGTCGAGATTGGCTATGACATTTTGCAGGGCAAACCCGCGCCGAAAGGCCCGGTGCTGATCCCGGTGACGATGATCGATAAGAGCAATATCGGCAGCTACAAAGGGTGGACGGTGAAGTAA
- a CDS encoding ribose ABC transporter permease, protein MTNSGTQPVAKSASLKKALFGDLMQTVGILPILVLIIAVFGFVAPNFFTESNLLNIARQSSINIVLAAGMTFIILTGGIDLSVGSILGTTAVTAMVVSLMPGWEGLSIPAALLMGTGLGLFNGMLVAWAGLPPFIVTLGTYTALRGAAYLLADGTTVINSNINFEWIGNAYLGPVPWLVVIALLVIAVCWFILRRTTLGVHIYAVGGNMQAARLTGIKVWMVLLFVYGMSGLLSGLGGIMSASRLYSANGNLGVGYELDAIAAVILGGTSFVGGIGTITGTLVGALIIATLNNGMTLMGVSYFWQLVIKGAVIIIAVLIDKYRTRHNQSA, encoded by the coding sequence ATGACTAACTCAGGCACGCAACCGGTGGCAAAATCCGCCTCGCTTAAAAAAGCCCTGTTCGGCGATTTGATGCAAACCGTCGGTATTTTGCCGATTCTGGTACTGATCATCGCGGTATTTGGCTTTGTGGCACCTAACTTCTTCACCGAGTCTAACCTGCTCAATATTGCCCGCCAGTCGTCCATCAACATCGTGCTGGCGGCGGGGATGACCTTCATCATTCTGACCGGCGGCATCGACCTGTCAGTGGGCTCCATCCTCGGCACCACGGCCGTGACGGCGATGGTCGTGTCGCTGATGCCCGGCTGGGAAGGCCTGTCGATTCCGGCGGCGCTGCTGATGGGCACCGGGCTGGGGCTATTTAACGGCATGCTGGTCGCCTGGGCGGGGCTGCCGCCGTTTATCGTCACGCTCGGCACCTATACCGCGCTGCGCGGCGCGGCATATCTGCTGGCCGACGGTACGACGGTGATTAACTCCAATATCAACTTTGAGTGGATTGGTAACGCCTATCTCGGCCCGGTGCCGTGGCTGGTGGTTATCGCCCTGCTGGTGATTGCGGTGTGCTGGTTCATTCTGCGCCGCACCACGCTGGGTGTTCATATCTACGCGGTAGGCGGCAACATGCAGGCGGCACGCCTGACCGGCATCAAAGTGTGGATGGTACTGCTGTTCGTGTACGGCATGAGCGGGCTACTTTCCGGCCTGGGCGGCATCATGAGTGCGTCACGTCTTTACAGCGCCAACGGTAACCTCGGCGTGGGCTATGAGCTGGATGCCATCGCCGCCGTTATCCTCGGCGGAACCAGCTTCGTGGGCGGGATTGGCACCATCACCGGCACGCTGGTGGGGGCGCTGATTATCGCCACGCTCAATAACGGTATGACGCTGATGGGCGTCTCCTATTTCTGGCAATTGGTGATCAAAGGGGCGGTGATCATCATAGCGGTGCTGATCGACAAATACCGTACCCGTCACAATCAAAGTGCATAA
- a CDS encoding D-ribose transporter ATP-binding protein (with RbsBCD acts to import ribose into the cell; RbsA contains 2 ATP-binding domain), with the protein MSRVPILEMRNIAKSFGKFYALKGVDLTVFPGEIHALMGENGAGKSTLMKILAGAYIATSGEVLIDGEPYVIKGPKDALNAGITLIYQEMQLAPNLTVAENIFLGSELARGGLVQRKEMAQQAQAVIDRLGAQFKATDLVMKLTIAEQQQVEIARALQRNSRILVMDEPTAALSSRETHRLFELIFRLRDEGMAIIYISHRMAEIYELSDRVSVLRDGQYVGSLTRENLNASELVKMMVGRPLSDLFNKERDIPLGSPRLNVHHLTDNDKVQPVSLHVRSGEIVGLAGLVGAGRSELAQLIFGVRKATGGSVEIDGEPVTLHSPREAIQHGIGFLTENRKEQGLFLELAAQDNITMATLERDAHFGMLDRKKAQTISDDAISLLNIRVPHAQVRAGGLSGGNQQKLLISRWVAIGPRILILDEPTRGVDVGAKSEIYRIMNQLARQGVAILMISSELPEVVGMSDRVYVMREGSIAGELLRHDITQENIMTLATGVTEAHKKEVHHD; encoded by the coding sequence ATGAGCAGAGTTCCCATTCTGGAAATGCGCAATATTGCCAAGTCATTTGGCAAATTTTATGCTCTAAAAGGCGTCGATTTAACGGTCTTTCCCGGTGAAATCCATGCGCTAATGGGCGAGAACGGCGCAGGCAAAAGTACCCTGATGAAGATCCTCGCCGGGGCTTACATCGCCACCAGCGGCGAAGTGCTGATCGACGGTGAACCCTACGTCATCAAAGGCCCAAAAGATGCCCTTAATGCGGGCATTACGCTGATTTACCAGGAGATGCAGCTCGCGCCAAATCTTACCGTTGCGGAGAACATTTTCCTCGGCAGCGAACTGGCGCGCGGCGGCCTCGTGCAGCGTAAAGAGATGGCGCAACAGGCGCAGGCGGTGATTGACCGCCTCGGCGCGCAGTTCAAAGCAACCGACCTCGTGATGAAGCTCACTATTGCCGAGCAACAGCAGGTTGAGATTGCCCGCGCGCTCCAGCGCAACAGCCGCATCCTGGTGATGGATGAACCCACCGCCGCCCTCTCATCCCGCGAAACGCACCGCCTGTTTGAGCTGATTTTCCGCCTTCGCGATGAAGGCATGGCGATTATCTACATCAGCCACCGTATGGCGGAAATCTACGAGCTGTCTGACCGGGTCAGCGTCCTGCGAGACGGCCAGTACGTCGGCAGCCTGACGCGCGAAAACCTTAACGCCAGCGAACTGGTCAAAATGATGGTTGGCCGGCCCCTTAGCGACTTGTTTAACAAAGAGCGTGATATCCCGCTGGGTAGTCCTCGCCTCAACGTTCATCATCTGACGGACAACGACAAGGTTCAGCCGGTGAGCCTGCACGTCCGTTCCGGGGAGATAGTCGGCCTGGCCGGGCTGGTTGGCGCGGGACGTTCAGAGCTGGCGCAGCTGATCTTCGGCGTGCGTAAGGCCACGGGCGGATCGGTTGAGATCGACGGTGAGCCGGTGACTCTTCACTCACCCCGCGAGGCGATTCAGCACGGCATCGGCTTTCTGACCGAGAACCGCAAAGAGCAGGGGCTGTTCCTTGAGCTGGCCGCGCAGGACAACATCACCATGGCCACGCTTGAGCGTGACGCCCACTTCGGCATGCTCGACCGCAAAAAAGCCCAGACCATTTCCGACGACGCCATCAGCCTGCTGAATATCCGCGTCCCTCACGCGCAGGTTCGTGCCGGCGGCCTTTCCGGCGGCAACCAGCAAAAACTGCTGATTTCCCGCTGGGTTGCGATTGGCCCGCGCATTCTGATCCTCGACGAGCCTACACGCGGCGTGGACGTGGGCGCTAAGAGTGAGATCTATCGCATCATGAATCAGCTGGCCCGCCAGGGCGTGGCCATCTTAATGATTTCCAGCGAGCTGCCCGAAGTGGTGGGCATGAGCGACCGGGTGTATGTCATGCGCGAAGGCAGCATTGCCGGCGAGCTGCTGCGCCACGACATTACTCAAGAAAATATTATGACCCTGGCTACCGGCGTGACCGAGGCCCATAAGAAAGAGGTTCACCATGACTAA
- a CDS encoding histidine kinase → MTQPRPSFFASARGRLLFFNLLVVAVTLMVCGVAVLGFEHASRLQEQVQGQTLLDMSGSMELARDTSNVATAAVRLSQVVGALEYQSEAESLKQTQLSLQNSLSHLATAPLARREPHLVSRIIDRSNELESSVTNMLVMGHRRHLQRNLLLSALYQNQSYLEHLQDVNAREGLNVPDAALLKEMDRLILVAIQSSSPRPAVRQLSEVMQLLPERASSPLADSILQQFRNGLHQLPPLSTQLEESDLGIAWHMYHIKALVAFLNQDINLYVQKVGEESRQRSQQSHRDLQSIIAFIGLFALLALVITGFAGLYIYRNLGSNLTAISQAMTRLAKGEKEVSVPAQQRRDELGELARAFNVFARNTASLEHTSRLLKEKSTLLETTFHAMRDGFALFDSDGFLVVWNQQYPLLLGLDPQRLQRGQHYLGLLKQVTPLQEHMLGNLSRPLPKPQELRLADGRTIELRFSPVPGRGIVNVVLERSERKALEEALVHSQKMKAVGQLTGGLAHDFNNLLAVIIGSLELTATDSPDAVRIQRALKAAERGAQLTQRLLAFSRKQSLHPRAVAMKSLLENLDPLMRHSLPAHLTLTVEAQQPAWPAWIDVNQLENAIINLVMNARDAMEGRSGEIKIRTWNQRVVRGEGRKQDMVVVEVADTGHGMTDEVKAQVFEPFFTTKQTGSGSGLGLSMVCGFVRQSGGRVQIESEPGNGTRVILQLPRASAEVQPEAVPLAGEQADIADQLVLVLEDEPDVRQTLCEQLHELGYLTLEASDSQQALRLMAEVPDISLVVSDLMLPGELSGADVLQQARRHHPHLNLLLISGQDLRRSEQHLPEVELLRKPFTRVQLAEALRKARAGSRRGLA, encoded by the coding sequence ATGACCCAGCCTCGCCCGTCCTTCTTCGCCAGCGCCCGTGGCCGACTGCTGTTTTTCAACCTGCTGGTAGTGGCGGTCACGCTAATGGTCTGCGGGGTGGCCGTGCTCGGCTTTGAGCACGCCAGCCGCCTGCAGGAACAGGTGCAGGGGCAAACGCTGCTCGACATGTCCGGCAGTATGGAACTGGCGCGCGACACCTCTAACGTGGCGACGGCGGCGGTCAGGCTTTCTCAGGTTGTCGGCGCGCTTGAATACCAGAGCGAAGCGGAGAGCCTGAAACAGACCCAGCTTTCGCTGCAAAACTCACTGTCTCATCTGGCCACCGCGCCGCTGGCCAGGCGCGAACCGCATCTGGTCAGCCGGATCATCGACCGCAGCAATGAGCTGGAAAGCAGCGTCACCAACATGCTGGTGATGGGGCACCGCCGCCATTTGCAGCGCAACCTGCTGCTGAGCGCCCTGTACCAGAACCAGAGCTACCTTGAGCACCTGCAGGACGTTAACGCGCGCGAAGGCTTGAACGTGCCGGATGCGGCGCTGCTGAAAGAAATGGATCGCCTGATCCTGGTGGCGATTCAGTCTTCCTCGCCGAGGCCGGCGGTACGCCAGCTTAGCGAAGTGATGCAGCTTCTGCCCGAGCGGGCATCGTCGCCGCTGGCGGACAGCATTTTGCAGCAGTTCAGAAATGGTCTGCACCAGCTGCCGCCGCTTTCCACCCAGCTTGAGGAGAGCGATCTGGGCATCGCCTGGCATATGTACCACATCAAAGCGCTGGTGGCTTTTCTGAATCAGGACATCAATCTGTACGTGCAAAAGGTGGGGGAAGAGTCCCGGCAGCGAAGCCAGCAAAGTCACCGGGATTTGCAGTCCATCATCGCGTTTATCGGCCTGTTTGCCCTGCTGGCGCTGGTGATCACCGGCTTCGCCGGGCTGTATATCTACCGCAATCTGGGCTCTAACTTAACGGCCATTTCCCAGGCGATGACGCGGCTGGCAAAGGGCGAAAAAGAGGTCAGCGTGCCCGCCCAGCAGCGGCGCGATGAGCTGGGGGAACTGGCCAGGGCGTTCAACGTTTTTGCCCGCAATACCGCGTCGCTGGAGCACACTTCTCGCCTGTTGAAAGAGAAAAGCACCCTGCTGGAAACGACCTTCCATGCCATGCGCGATGGCTTTGCGCTGTTCGACAGTGACGGCTTCCTGGTGGTGTGGAATCAGCAGTACCCGCTGCTGCTGGGGCTTGATCCGCAGCGCCTGCAGCGCGGCCAGCACTATCTCGGGCTGCTCAAGCAGGTCACGCCGCTGCAGGAGCATATGTTGGGTAATCTCTCCCGGCCACTGCCAAAGCCGCAGGAACTGAGGCTGGCGGACGGGCGAACCATCGAGCTGCGCTTTAGCCCGGTGCCGGGGCGGGGCATCGTGAACGTGGTGCTGGAACGCAGCGAGCGAAAAGCGCTGGAAGAGGCGCTGGTGCATAGTCAAAAAATGAAGGCGGTGGGGCAGCTCACCGGCGGCCTGGCGCACGACTTCAATAACCTGCTGGCGGTGATTATCGGCAGCCTTGAATTGACCGCGACCGACTCGCCGGATGCCGTGCGTATTCAGCGTGCGCTTAAGGCCGCCGAGCGTGGCGCACAGCTGACCCAGCGGCTGCTCGCCTTTTCCCGCAAACAGTCGCTGCACCCCCGGGCGGTGGCGATGAAAAGCCTGCTGGAAAACCTCGATCCGCTGATGCGCCACTCTTTGCCCGCCCACCTCACGCTTACCGTTGAGGCCCAGCAGCCCGCCTGGCCCGCGTGGATCGACGTCAACCAGCTAGAGAACGCAATCATTAACCTGGTGATGAACGCCAGAGACGCAATGGAGGGCCGCAGCGGTGAAATTAAGATCCGTACCTGGAACCAGCGCGTGGTCCGCGGCGAAGGGCGGAAACAGGATATGGTGGTGGTGGAAGTGGCTGATACCGGACACGGCATGACGGACGAAGTGAAAGCGCAGGTGTTTGAGCCGTTTTTCACCACTAAGCAGACCGGCAGCGGCAGCGGGCTGGGGCTGTCGATGGTGTGTGGCTTTGTGCGCCAGTCCGGCGGGCGGGTGCAAATAGAAAGCGAGCCCGGGAACGGGACTCGGGTCATATTGCAGCTACCTCGTGCGTCTGCGGAGGTGCAGCCGGAGGCCGTGCCGCTGGCCGGTGAGCAGGCCGATATTGCCGACCAGCTTGTGCTGGTGCTGGAAGACGAACCGGACGTGCGCCAGACGCTGTGCGAGCAGCTGCATGAGCTGGGGTACCTGACGCTGGAAGCCAGCGACAGCCAGCAGGCGCTGCGGCTGATGGCGGAGGTGCCGGACATTAGCCTCGTTGTCAGCGACCTGATGCTGCCCGGCGAGCTCAGCGGCGCGGATGTGCTGCAGCAGGCTCGCCGGCACCATCCTCACCTGAATTTGCTGCTGATCAGCGGCCAGGATTTACGCCGCAGCGAGCAGCACCTGCCTGAGGTGGAACTGCTGCGCAAGCCGTTTACCCGAGTGCAGCTTGCTGAGGCGCTGCGTAAAGCGCGGGCAGGAAGCAGGCGCGGGCTAGCGTAG
- a CDS encoding sugar kinase: MPKPLNVVAGVDMGATHIRLCLQDESGTVLHCEKQRTAEIIVGGVVCGIAQLLNDRLGSFNARCRGMVMGFPALVGKDKRTVISTPNLPLSAQELNELAAKLEDAIGCPVEFARDVNLQLSFDVAQNDLQHQQVLGAYLGTGMGFAVWLNGAPWTGAHGVAGELGHIPQGDMHLTCGCGNAGCLETVCSGIALKRWYDASQKTYEIGELFTFAAQEPFVVALLDHAARAIATSINLFDPDAVILGGGVMDMVDFPREALVAQTKRYLRHPLPHDAVRFINASSSAFNGAQGAATLARACFLPALYAAPQQAALG; the protein is encoded by the coding sequence ATGCCAAAACCGCTTAACGTGGTGGCCGGAGTGGATATGGGCGCCACCCATATCCGCCTGTGTTTGCAGGATGAGTCCGGCACGGTGCTGCACTGTGAAAAACAGCGCACGGCAGAGATTATCGTCGGCGGCGTGGTCTGCGGGATAGCCCAACTGCTGAACGACCGGTTAGGCAGCTTTAACGCCCGCTGTCGCGGCATGGTGATGGGGTTCCCGGCGCTGGTGGGCAAAGACAAGCGTACGGTTATCTCCACGCCGAATTTGCCGCTTTCCGCGCAGGAACTGAACGAGCTGGCGGCCAAGCTGGAGGATGCTATCGGCTGCCCGGTCGAGTTTGCTCGGGATGTAAACCTGCAGCTCTCTTTCGACGTCGCGCAAAATGACCTGCAGCACCAGCAGGTGCTCGGCGCCTATCTTGGCACCGGCATGGGCTTTGCCGTCTGGCTGAACGGCGCGCCATGGACCGGCGCTCACGGCGTTGCCGGCGAACTGGGCCATATCCCGCAGGGCGATATGCACCTCACCTGCGGCTGCGGGAACGCCGGTTGCCTGGAGACGGTGTGCTCGGGAATTGCCCTGAAACGCTGGTACGACGCCAGCCAGAAAACGTATGAGATTGGCGAGTTGTTTACCTTTGCTGCTCAGGAGCCGTTTGTCGTTGCCCTGCTCGACCACGCGGCGCGCGCCATCGCCACCAGCATCAACCTGTTTGACCCTGATGCGGTGATTCTCGGCGGTGGAGTTATGGACATGGTCGATTTTCCGCGTGAGGCGCTGGTGGCGCAGACTAAACGCTATCTGCGCCACCCTTTGCCGCATGATGCCGTGCGCTTTATTAACGCCTCTTCCTCAGCCTTTAACGGCGCCCAGGGGGCGGCTACGCTAGCCCGCGCCTGCTTCCTGCCCGCGCTTTACGCAGCGCCTCAGCAAGCTGCACTCGGGTAA
- a CDS encoding allulose-6-phosphate 3-epimerase, giving the protein MKISPSLMCMDLAKFQEQIEFIDLHADYFHIDIMDGHFVPNLTLSPFFVGQVRKLASKPLDCHLMVTRPQDYIVPLAEAGADIITLHPETINGQAFRLIEEIRRHGMKVGLILNPETPVEAMKYYIHKADKVTVMTVDPGFAGQPFIPEMLEKVAELKAWREREGLSYEIEIDGSCNAATYERLMAAGADVFIVGTSGLFNHARDIDEAWQVMSEQILAAKNEVMPHAKTA; this is encoded by the coding sequence ATGAAAATTTCCCCCTCTTTGATGTGCATGGATCTGGCAAAATTCCAGGAACAGATTGAGTTTATCGACCTGCACGCGGACTACTTCCATATCGACATTATGGACGGTCACTTTGTGCCAAACCTGACGCTGTCCCCGTTCTTCGTCGGCCAGGTCAGAAAGCTTGCCAGCAAGCCGCTGGACTGCCATCTGATGGTCACCCGCCCGCAGGATTACATCGTCCCGCTGGCGGAGGCCGGGGCGGACATAATTACCCTGCACCCGGAAACCATCAACGGGCAGGCCTTCCGCCTCATCGAAGAGATCCGCCGCCACGGTATGAAAGTTGGCCTGATTTTGAACCCGGAAACGCCGGTCGAGGCGATGAAGTACTACATTCATAAGGCAGACAAGGTAACGGTGATGACCGTTGACCCTGGGTTTGCCGGCCAGCCGTTTATCCCCGAAATGCTGGAAAAAGTGGCCGAGCTGAAAGCCTGGCGCGAACGCGAAGGGCTGAGCTACGAGATTGAAATTGACGGTTCCTGCAACGCGGCAACCTATGAACGACTCATGGCCGCTGGGGCAGATGTGTTTATCGTTGGCACTTCCGGACTGTTTAACCACGCCCGGGATATCGACGAGGCCTGGCAGGTGATGAGCGAGCAGATCCTGGCGGCCAAAAACGAGGTTATGCCCCATGCCAAAACCGCTTAA
- a CDS encoding D-allose transporter subunit, whose product MGITTRMKREESEKKPFNFAQFWDKYGTFFILAIIVAIFGTLSAEYFLTASNISAIFVQSSVTVLIGMGEFFAILVAGIDLSVGAILALSGMVTAKLMLAGVDPFLAALIGGVIVGGLLGAINGCLVNWTGLHPFIITLGTNAIFRGITLVISDANSVYGFSFDFVNFFAATPLGIPVPVIFSLIVAGILWFLTTRTRLGRNIYALGGNKNSAFYSGIDVKFHMLVVFIISGICAGLAGVVSTARLGAAEPLAGMGFETYAIASAIIGGTSFFGGKGRIFSVVIGGLIIGTINNGLNILQVQTYYQLVVMGGLIIAAVALDRLISK is encoded by the coding sequence ATGGGCATTACCACAAGAATGAAACGCGAAGAAAGCGAGAAAAAACCGTTCAATTTCGCCCAGTTTTGGGACAAATACGGCACCTTCTTCATCCTCGCGATTATCGTCGCCATCTTTGGCACGCTCTCCGCTGAGTACTTCCTGACGGCCAGCAACATCAGCGCCATCTTTGTGCAAAGCTCGGTGACCGTGCTTATCGGCATGGGGGAATTCTTCGCCATCCTGGTCGCGGGGATTGATCTGTCGGTCGGCGCGATTCTGGCGCTTTCCGGCATGGTCACCGCCAAATTGATGCTGGCGGGCGTCGATCCTTTCCTCGCGGCGCTGATTGGCGGCGTGATTGTCGGCGGGCTGCTCGGCGCAATTAACGGCTGCCTGGTAAACTGGACGGGGCTGCATCCGTTCATCATCACCCTCGGCACCAACGCCATCTTCCGCGGCATCACGCTGGTTATCTCTGACGCCAACTCGGTGTACGGCTTCTCGTTCGACTTCGTGAATTTCTTCGCCGCCACGCCGCTCGGCATTCCGGTGCCGGTGATCTTCTCGCTGATTGTCGCCGGGATACTGTGGTTCCTGACCACCCGCACGCGCCTCGGCCGCAACATTTACGCCCTCGGCGGCAATAAGAACTCGGCGTTCTACTCCGGCATCGACGTGAAGTTCCACATGCTGGTGGTGTTCATCATCTCCGGCATCTGCGCCGGGCTGGCGGGCGTCGTCTCTACCGCGCGTCTTGGTGCCGCGGAGCCGCTGGCAGGCATGGGGTTTGAAACCTACGCCATCGCCAGCGCCATTATCGGCGGTACCAGCTTCTTCGGCGGCAAGGGCCGGATTTTCTCGGTGGTGATAGGCGGCCTGATCATCGGCACCATCAACAACGGGCTCAATATTCTCCAGGTACAAACCTATTACCAGCTGGTGGTGATGGGCGGGCTTATCATCGCCGCGGTGGCCCTGGATCGGTTAATCAGCAAGTAA